The following proteins are co-located in the Hevea brasiliensis isolate MT/VB/25A 57/8 chromosome 11, ASM3005281v1, whole genome shotgun sequence genome:
- the LOC110641354 gene encoding cysteine-rich receptor-like protein kinase 10 produces the protein MGKDSALTMFLLIIPFFILFNPTAAEPLYIDCNNDASNYTLNSPFEKNLKLLLQALPSNTSLTGFYDISIGETPNKIYGQALCRGDVNAAVCESCIVNASQEILKNCKSKDAIIWRDLCQVRYSNQMFFSMQVYTGKYPDWDTQEKNISSPVQFNKILEYLLTNLSTKAAFNPSSRMFATGEVVISAKQTIYGLVQCTRDISGGDCNNCLNSALGDLYACCYGRQGGIIFSRNCDMRFEIYPFYNASSNLLPNPISQGDKRKIWMYVLFACIPTMILAIIIGYCVFYLSRKKGKEKDEERAHLALLLELTTSRGVTMTQEGELMSYEELPFMDFTTMIAATDNFSDSNKLGQGGFGTVYKGILPDGKEIAVKRLSRKSWQGLEEFKNEIILIAKLQHRNLVRLLGCGIEGDEKFLIYEFMPNRSLDMFIFNSERRAQLDWNARYNIICGIARGLLYLHEDSRLKIIHRDLKPSNVLLDHEMVAKISDFGMARIFSENQNTANTKRVIGTYGYIAPEYAMAGQFSVKSDVFSFGVILLEVISGRKSSGFYLTEHAQTLLAYAWRLWNEGKELEFVDPLLLETTPIEEVVRCINIGLLCVQEDPSDRPTMSSVVVLLEGEPTAIALPQPKQPAFSVGRIVPTDKSSTTDPSLNQITLSVLQPR, from the exons ATGGGCAAAGATTCAGCATTAACTATGTTTCTCTTGATCATACCCTTTTTTATTCTCTTTAACCCAACTGCGGCAGAACCTCTTTATATTGATTGCAACAATGATGCAAGTAACTACACACTCAACAGCCCATTTGAAAAAAATCTCAAGCTTCTGCTTCAGGCCTTACCTTCCAACACTTCATTAACAGGATTCTACGACATCTCTATTGGTGAAACACCAAATAAAATCTATGGCCAAGCACTTTGTAGAGGTGACGTAAACGCTGCAGTTTGTGAGAGTTGCATAGTAAATGCAAGCCAAGAAATCTTGAAAAACTGCAAGAGTAAAGATGCAATCATATGGCGCGATTTATGTCAAGTCCGCTACTCAAACCAAATGTTTTTCTCGATGCAAGTTTATACTGGAAAGTATCCAGACTGGGACACTCAGGAGAAAAATATATCGAGTCCGGTTCAATTCAACAAAATTTTAGAGTACTTACTGACTAACCTGTCAACCAAGGCTGCCTTCAATCCTTCCAGTAGGATGTTCGCAACAGGGGAAGTCGTTATTTCTGCGAAACAAACAATATATGGTCTTGTACAGTGCACTAGAGACATATCAGGAGGAGACTGTAACAATTGTTTAAATTCTGCTTTGGGGGATCTTTATGCCTGCTGTTACGGCAGGCAAGGAGGAATCATTTTTAGCAGGAATTGTGACATGAGGTTTGAGATATACCCGTTTTATAATGCGTCAAGTAATTTATTACCAAACCCAATTTCACAAG GGGACAAAAGGAAGATTTGGATGTATGTACTTTTTGCTTGTATTCCAACAATGATTCTTGCAATTATTATTGGATATTGCGTTTTCTATTTGTCGagaaaaaagggaaaagaaaaag ACGAGGAGAGAGCCCATCTTGCATTATTACTGGAGTTGACAACCTCCAGGGGAGTCACAATGACCCAAGAAGGTGAATTGATGAGCTATGAAGAACTTCCTTTCATGGATTTTACCACTATGATAGCAGCTACAGACAACTTCTCCGATTCAAACAAGCTTGGACAGGGTGGGTTCGGTACTGTTTACAAG ggAATTTTACCAGATGGGAAGGAAATAGCAGTTAAAAGGCTATCAAGAAAGTCATGGCAAGGCTTGGAGGAATTCAAGAATGAAATCATACTGATTGCAAAACTTCAGCACAGAAATCTTGTCAGGCTCTTGGGATGTGGCATAGAGGGAGATGAAAAGTTTCTCATATACGAGTTCATGCCCAATAGAAGTCTTGACATGTTTATCTTTA ATTCAGAAAGACGGGCACAACTCGATTGGAACGCACGTTACAACATAATTTGTGGAATTGCTAGAGGACTTCTATACCTTCACGAGGATTCCAGGCTCAAAATCATTCACAGGGATCTAAAGCCTAGCAATGTATTGTTGGATCATGAAATGGTTGCCAAGATTTCAGATTTTGGCATGGCAAGGATTTTCAGTGAAAACCAGAATACTGCTAACACTAAAAGAGTTATAGGAACATA TGGATATATAGCCCCAGAGTACGCAATGGCAGGGCAATTTTCAGTGAAATCTGatgttttcagttttggtgttataCTTCTTGAGGTCATAAGTGGgaggaaaagtagtggcttttaCCTTACAGAACATGCCCAGACACTCTTAGCATAT GCATGGCGTTTATGGAATGAAGGAAAAGAACTGGAATTTGTAGATCCGTTGTTGCTGGAGACAACCCCAATAGAAGAAGTTGTAAGGTGCATAAATATTGGGCTTTTATGCGTACAAGAAGATCCATCAGACAGACCCACCATGTCATCTGTTGTTGTACTATTGGAAGGAGAACCAACGGCAATTGCCCTTCCTCAGCCCAAACAACCTGCATTTTCAGTTGGTAGAATAGTTCCAACTGATAAATCTTCTACAACAGATCCATCCCTGAATCAGATCACACTTTCAGTTCTCCAACCTAGGTGA
- the LOC110641355 gene encoding cysteine-rich receptor-like protein kinase 10 isoform X1, with the protein MVVENPRLHNLQEHMQSLNKKIQELSLRLCKVEQTMSQTMEMVMQMMKASQGKDKSHNPLAIIIVIVASIAVFVLLYLLGCRFLRQRARKKQNSTIEEENDGNEIMIEGALQYDLATMEAATKMFAEENKLGAGGFGEVYKGTLPNGQEIAVKRLSRSSGQSTEEFKNEVILIAKLQHRNLVRLLGFCLEGEEKILIYEFVPNKSLDCFLYEEQAQLDWTQRYKIIEGIAQGILYLHEGSGFKIIHRDLKASNILLETNMDPKISDFGQARIFGVDQTHANTNRIIGTYGYMSPEYIMHGQFSTKSDVYSFGILIFEIVTGKKRSSFPGDLVGYVWNKWSLGVACEVLDPTLRGSCSINEVTKCIHTGLLCIQQDPAHRPAMATIVLMLSSHSVTRPLPKRPGFLFDGGSEQNKLTNEVQWDQLMNVAPPFLSATEFYPR; encoded by the exons ATGGTTGTTGAGAACCCAAGATTACATAATCTACAAGAGCATATGCAGTCGCTGAATAAAAAGATTCAAGAACTGAGTTTGAGGCTGTGCAAGGTTGAACAAACGATGAGTCAGACGATGGAGATGGTGATGCAGATGATGAAGGCCTCGCAAGGAAAAG ATAAAAGCCATAACCCATTGGCAATAATCATCGTTATTGTTGCTTCAATCGCTGTGTTCGTTTTGCTTTACCTACTAGGATGCCGTTTCCTACGTCAAAGGGCAAGAAAGAAGCAGAACTCTACCATAGAAGAAGAAAATG ATGGAAATGAAATTATGATTGAAGGAGCCTTGCAATATGACTTAGCTACCATGGAAGCTGCCACTAAAATGTTTGCAGAGGAAAACAAGTTAGGTGCAGGTGGATTTGGTGAGGTTTACAAG GGTACACTTCCTAATGGACAAGAAATAGCTGTGAAGCGGTTATCAAGAAGCTCTGGCCAAAGCACAGAAGAATTTAAGAATGAGGTTATACTGATAGCCAAGCTTCAACACAGAAATCTAGTCAGGTTATTGGGATTTTGCTTGGAAGGAGAAGAAAAGATACTTATCTATGAGTTTGTTCCCAACAAGAGCCTCGATTGTTTTCTATATG AAGAACAAGCACAACTAGATTGGACACAACGCTACAAAATAATTGAGGGGATCGCTCAAGGGATTCTTTATCTTCACGAGGGCTCTGGATTTAAAATCATTCATCGAGATTTAAAAGCCAGTAATATTTTATTAGAGACAAATATGGAtcctaaaatttcagattttgggcAGGCAAGGATTTTTGGAGttgatcaaactcatgcaaacaCAAACAGAATCATTGGGACATA TGGTTACATGTCTCCAGAATACATAATGCATGGACAGTTCTCGACAAAGTCTGATGTATATAGTTTTGGTATCTTAATTTTTGAGATAGTAACTGGAAAGAAGAGAAGTTCATTCCCAGGCGACCTCGTGGGCTAT GTTTGGAACAAATGGAGTCTTGGGGTGGCATGTGAAGTGTTGGATCCAACTCTGAGAGGTTCTTGTTCAATAAATGAAGTAACAAAATGTATTCATACAGGCTTACTATGTATCCAGCAAGATCCAGCTCATAGACCTGCAATGGCAACAATTGTTCTTATGCTTAGCAGTCACTCTGTTACTCGACCATTGCCTAAACGGCCAGGATTTCTCTTTGATGGTGGAAGCGAGCAGAATAAATTGACAAATGAGGTGCAGTGGGATCAACTCATGAACGTTGCACCACCCTTTTTGTCAGCTACTGAATTTTATCCAAGGTAG
- the LOC110641355 gene encoding cysteine-rich receptor-like protein kinase 10 isoform X2, with the protein MVVENPRLHNLQEHMQSLNKKIQELSLRLCKVEQTMSQTMEMVMQMMKASQGKDKSHNPLAIIIVIVASIAVFVLLYLLGCRFLRQRARKKQNSTIEEENDGNEIMIEGALQYDLATMEAATKMFAEENKLGAGGFGEVYKGTLPNGQEIAVKRLSRSSGQSTEEFKNEVILIAKLQHRNLVRLLGFCLEGEEKILIYEFVPNKSLDCFLYEQAQLDWTQRYKIIEGIAQGILYLHEGSGFKIIHRDLKASNILLETNMDPKISDFGQARIFGVDQTHANTNRIIGTYGYMSPEYIMHGQFSTKSDVYSFGILIFEIVTGKKRSSFPGDLVGYVWNKWSLGVACEVLDPTLRGSCSINEVTKCIHTGLLCIQQDPAHRPAMATIVLMLSSHSVTRPLPKRPGFLFDGGSEQNKLTNEVQWDQLMNVAPPFLSATEFYPR; encoded by the exons ATGGTTGTTGAGAACCCAAGATTACATAATCTACAAGAGCATATGCAGTCGCTGAATAAAAAGATTCAAGAACTGAGTTTGAGGCTGTGCAAGGTTGAACAAACGATGAGTCAGACGATGGAGATGGTGATGCAGATGATGAAGGCCTCGCAAGGAAAAG ATAAAAGCCATAACCCATTGGCAATAATCATCGTTATTGTTGCTTCAATCGCTGTGTTCGTTTTGCTTTACCTACTAGGATGCCGTTTCCTACGTCAAAGGGCAAGAAAGAAGCAGAACTCTACCATAGAAGAAGAAAATG ATGGAAATGAAATTATGATTGAAGGAGCCTTGCAATATGACTTAGCTACCATGGAAGCTGCCACTAAAATGTTTGCAGAGGAAAACAAGTTAGGTGCAGGTGGATTTGGTGAGGTTTACAAG GGTACACTTCCTAATGGACAAGAAATAGCTGTGAAGCGGTTATCAAGAAGCTCTGGCCAAAGCACAGAAGAATTTAAGAATGAGGTTATACTGATAGCCAAGCTTCAACACAGAAATCTAGTCAGGTTATTGGGATTTTGCTTGGAAGGAGAAGAAAAGATACTTATCTATGAGTTTGTTCCCAACAAGAGCCTCGATTGTTTTCTATATG AACAAGCACAACTAGATTGGACACAACGCTACAAAATAATTGAGGGGATCGCTCAAGGGATTCTTTATCTTCACGAGGGCTCTGGATTTAAAATCATTCATCGAGATTTAAAAGCCAGTAATATTTTATTAGAGACAAATATGGAtcctaaaatttcagattttgggcAGGCAAGGATTTTTGGAGttgatcaaactcatgcaaacaCAAACAGAATCATTGGGACATA TGGTTACATGTCTCCAGAATACATAATGCATGGACAGTTCTCGACAAAGTCTGATGTATATAGTTTTGGTATCTTAATTTTTGAGATAGTAACTGGAAAGAAGAGAAGTTCATTCCCAGGCGACCTCGTGGGCTAT GTTTGGAACAAATGGAGTCTTGGGGTGGCATGTGAAGTGTTGGATCCAACTCTGAGAGGTTCTTGTTCAATAAATGAAGTAACAAAATGTATTCATACAGGCTTACTATGTATCCAGCAAGATCCAGCTCATAGACCTGCAATGGCAACAATTGTTCTTATGCTTAGCAGTCACTCTGTTACTCGACCATTGCCTAAACGGCCAGGATTTCTCTTTGATGGTGGAAGCGAGCAGAATAAATTGACAAATGAGGTGCAGTGGGATCAACTCATGAACGTTGCACCACCCTTTTTGTCAGCTACTGAATTTTATCCAAGGTAG
- the LOC110641355 gene encoding cysteine-rich receptor-like protein kinase 10 isoform X3, whose translation MQGAQVLTPSCSIRYKLYLLYNLTEVSAPPPSPLFPSPPPPPLIGPKDKSHNPLAIIIVIVASIAVFVLLYLLGCRFLRQRARKKQNSTIEEENDGNEIMIEGALQYDLATMEAATKMFAEENKLGAGGFGEVYKGTLPNGQEIAVKRLSRSSGQSTEEFKNEVILIAKLQHRNLVRLLGFCLEGEEKILIYEFVPNKSLDCFLYEEQAQLDWTQRYKIIEGIAQGILYLHEGSGFKIIHRDLKASNILLETNMDPKISDFGQARIFGVDQTHANTNRIIGTYGYMSPEYIMHGQFSTKSDVYSFGILIFEIVTGKKRSSFPGDLVGYVWNKWSLGVACEVLDPTLRGSCSINEVTKCIHTGLLCIQQDPAHRPAMATIVLMLSSHSVTRPLPKRPGFLFDGGSEQNKLTNEVQWDQLMNVAPPFLSATEFYPR comes from the exons ATGCAAGGAGCGCAGGTTCTAACTCCTAGCTGTAGCATTAGATACAAATTGTACCTGTTATATAACTTGACGGAGGTATCAGCTCCACCTCCGTCACCTCTGTTTCcttctccacctccacctcctctaATAGGACCTAAAG ATAAAAGCCATAACCCATTGGCAATAATCATCGTTATTGTTGCTTCAATCGCTGTGTTCGTTTTGCTTTACCTACTAGGATGCCGTTTCCTACGTCAAAGGGCAAGAAAGAAGCAGAACTCTACCATAGAAGAAGAAAATG ATGGAAATGAAATTATGATTGAAGGAGCCTTGCAATATGACTTAGCTACCATGGAAGCTGCCACTAAAATGTTTGCAGAGGAAAACAAGTTAGGTGCAGGTGGATTTGGTGAGGTTTACAAG GGTACACTTCCTAATGGACAAGAAATAGCTGTGAAGCGGTTATCAAGAAGCTCTGGCCAAAGCACAGAAGAATTTAAGAATGAGGTTATACTGATAGCCAAGCTTCAACACAGAAATCTAGTCAGGTTATTGGGATTTTGCTTGGAAGGAGAAGAAAAGATACTTATCTATGAGTTTGTTCCCAACAAGAGCCTCGATTGTTTTCTATATG AAGAACAAGCACAACTAGATTGGACACAACGCTACAAAATAATTGAGGGGATCGCTCAAGGGATTCTTTATCTTCACGAGGGCTCTGGATTTAAAATCATTCATCGAGATTTAAAAGCCAGTAATATTTTATTAGAGACAAATATGGAtcctaaaatttcagattttgggcAGGCAAGGATTTTTGGAGttgatcaaactcatgcaaacaCAAACAGAATCATTGGGACATA TGGTTACATGTCTCCAGAATACATAATGCATGGACAGTTCTCGACAAAGTCTGATGTATATAGTTTTGGTATCTTAATTTTTGAGATAGTAACTGGAAAGAAGAGAAGTTCATTCCCAGGCGACCTCGTGGGCTAT GTTTGGAACAAATGGAGTCTTGGGGTGGCATGTGAAGTGTTGGATCCAACTCTGAGAGGTTCTTGTTCAATAAATGAAGTAACAAAATGTATTCATACAGGCTTACTATGTATCCAGCAAGATCCAGCTCATAGACCTGCAATGGCAACAATTGTTCTTATGCTTAGCAGTCACTCTGTTACTCGACCATTGCCTAAACGGCCAGGATTTCTCTTTGATGGTGGAAGCGAGCAGAATAAATTGACAAATGAGGTGCAGTGGGATCAACTCATGAACGTTGCACCACCCTTTTTGTCAGCTACTGAATTTTATCCAAGGTAG